A window from Pyrococcus kukulkanii encodes these proteins:
- a CDS encoding MGH1-like glycoside hydrolase domain-containing protein, producing MLASGPAFIKAKGNEIALFSYDTELCELEVEVDLPNKRIRQLNSDEYVEEIIIANPKGKNVKPNVNVKLKPKFRDIFEVRGIVHPIEREIKREGNRYSYRGIDGVERWFKVSISSIPSIRGKSFGKIRVGIKFGAALPPIKKYNPRIRGKGLNGLLEKAIYHINLLSVIIDGNTILFAGIPDYYCIFGRDSIIASLFLLPYAPEYARGTLKILAKLQGKKFDKRTLEEPGKIPHEFRFGELSLSKKMPFSPYYGSIDSTPLYALLAWEYLKTTGDEKLIQEIREPLLKAYEWIIVKLEEEGFIKYDFANPFRPMNQGWKDSKEGVPGAKPPIALVEVQGYAYAALMGFYEFLGIKEAKEKARKLRRRFNRLFKGKRGYKLTPDSDVLASNQGHLLFTGIADDPEKIIEALFSQQLMTRWGIRTLGENEEAYDPFSYHNGSIWPHDNAIIALGLCRVGEQEKADEIGKRVVDALYSLNKIPELYAGLDSPVPFEVERANEPQAWSAAAIFAFITVAIENGKTLLPDLKLKSRINVEVKDGKVKAETP from the coding sequence ATGCTGGCGAGTGGGCCCGCATTTATAAAGGCTAAAGGAAATGAGATAGCATTATTCTCATATGATACTGAACTCTGCGAACTTGAAGTTGAGGTGGATCTCCCAAATAAGAGAATCAGACAGCTCAATAGTGATGAATACGTTGAGGAGATAATAATAGCCAACCCAAAGGGTAAAAATGTGAAGCCAAATGTCAATGTGAAACTAAAGCCAAAGTTTAGAGACATCTTTGAAGTGCGGGGAATAGTTCATCCTATTGAAAGAGAGATAAAAAGGGAAGGAAATAGGTACTCATATAGGGGAATTGATGGAGTTGAGAGATGGTTTAAGGTCTCCATATCTAGTATTCCAAGTATAAGGGGAAAGTCTTTTGGGAAGATTAGAGTGGGAATAAAGTTTGGGGCTGCTCTACCCCCAATTAAAAAGTATAATCCCAGGATAAGAGGAAAAGGACTAAATGGGTTACTAGAGAAGGCTATCTATCATATAAATCTTCTAAGTGTTATTATTGACGGTAATACAATCTTATTTGCCGGAATTCCAGATTACTACTGTATCTTCGGGAGAGATTCAATAATAGCCTCACTCTTCCTGCTACCGTACGCTCCAGAGTACGCGAGAGGAACACTTAAAATATTGGCAAAGCTCCAAGGAAAGAAGTTTGATAAAAGAACACTTGAAGAGCCAGGAAAAATTCCGCATGAATTCAGATTTGGAGAGTTATCCTTATCTAAGAAGATGCCTTTCTCTCCTTATTACGGATCAATAGATTCAACTCCCCTATATGCCCTTCTTGCCTGGGAGTACCTCAAAACTACGGGAGATGAAAAGTTAATCCAAGAGATAAGAGAACCCCTGCTCAAAGCGTACGAATGGATTATTGTGAAACTTGAAGAGGAAGGATTTATTAAGTACGACTTTGCAAATCCATTTAGGCCAATGAATCAAGGATGGAAAGATTCAAAAGAAGGAGTTCCCGGGGCTAAACCCCCTATAGCTTTGGTTGAGGTACAAGGTTACGCTTACGCCGCACTCATGGGATTTTACGAGTTTCTAGGAATTAAAGAAGCAAAGGAAAAAGCAAGGAAATTAAGGAGAAGGTTTAACAGATTATTCAAAGGAAAGAGAGGGTACAAACTAACCCCAGATTCAGATGTTTTAGCATCGAATCAGGGGCATCTTCTTTTTACAGGTATCGCAGATGATCCAGAGAAAATAATTGAAGCACTTTTCTCCCAACAGCTAATGACAAGGTGGGGGATAAGAACCCTGGGAGAGAATGAGGAGGCTTATGACCCCTTCAGCTATCATAATGGTAGCATATGGCCACACGACAATGCAATAATAGCCTTGGGTCTTTGCAGGGTGGGAGAACAGGAGAAGGCCGACGAGATCGGGAAGAGGGTTGTGGATGCACTTTACAGCCTCAACAAGATTCCAGAGCTGTACGCGGGCCTCGATTCACCAGTTCCCTTTGAAGTTGAAAGGGCAAATGAGCCACAAGCTTGGTCTGCAGCAGCAATCTTCGCCTTCATAACGGTGGCCATTGAAAATGGTAAGACTCTACTCCCAGACCTCAAGCTGAAGTCTAGAATAAACGTTGAAGTTAAAGATGGAAAGGTTAAAGCAGAAACTCCCTGA
- a CDS encoding L-fucose/L-arabinose isomerase family protein, with protein MIGVVSFTDPRPTALSKEREEAIKQKHNYLIKELSNEFEVLDLNAELGKYEGEIFGINSVEESIKAGRIAKSKGLSGVILGLWHWTESNLVTYFLKEANLPILLYSDGDPAWAGATCVTSVGASLWESSVNEHALRHSRIIGDVELVKSWARAVEAVSELSRKKLLLFGSPYTLGMEHLMDDLPRLKRFIGDFIMLDQYVILHEDISEEEIERFYEWLLEKMKVKFDEKMLTPDSLKRQIRIYLGAKKVWERYKDEVGGVSIKCQPELSEIYGTTACLIPAFFPFNVDAFGEKPIVPATCEGDIKGTISSSLLYYLSGKPPLFGDIKYVDDEIVIIANCGASSLYYARLSDDPEENLRAVTVQGQCQGKSGGALTYRTPPAEFTVTRLIRRNGEYYLLYFLTEGVEITEEIEKKLKWGKQWPHTAIKNPLDAQDFISVMGANHLSLVPGDYTEELKFVAKIWGIKAVDLSDPLDVREFLL; from the coding sequence ATGATTGGGGTAGTATCATTTACTGACCCTAGGCCAACAGCTTTATCCAAAGAAAGAGAGGAAGCAATTAAACAAAAGCATAATTATTTAATTAAAGAATTGTCTAATGAATTTGAAGTCCTTGATTTAAACGCCGAGCTTGGGAAATACGAGGGCGAGATCTTTGGAATAAATAGTGTTGAAGAGTCGATAAAGGCCGGAAGGATTGCCAAATCCAAAGGTCTTTCTGGAGTAATCCTTGGACTGTGGCACTGGACGGAGAGTAACTTAGTTACGTACTTCCTTAAGGAAGCCAATTTGCCTATTCTCCTCTACTCAGATGGAGATCCTGCTTGGGCTGGGGCAACTTGCGTTACATCAGTTGGAGCCTCTCTGTGGGAGAGCAGTGTTAATGAGCACGCCCTAAGGCACTCTAGGATTATCGGGGACGTAGAACTGGTTAAATCCTGGGCCAGAGCCGTTGAAGCGGTAAGTGAACTTTCAAGGAAGAAGCTGTTGCTCTTTGGAAGTCCCTACACTCTTGGAATGGAGCATCTCATGGACGACCTTCCAAGGCTCAAGAGGTTTATTGGGGACTTTATAATGCTGGATCAGTACGTAATCCTCCACGAAGATATAAGTGAAGAGGAGATTGAGAGGTTTTATGAGTGGTTGCTTGAGAAGATGAAGGTTAAGTTCGACGAAAAAATGCTAACCCCAGATTCGCTAAAGAGGCAGATAAGGATTTATCTAGGTGCTAAAAAAGTCTGGGAGAGATATAAGGATGAAGTTGGGGGTGTTTCGATAAAGTGCCAGCCCGAGCTAAGTGAGATTTATGGAACAACGGCTTGCCTAATTCCGGCCTTCTTCCCGTTCAATGTTGACGCATTTGGGGAGAAGCCGATAGTTCCGGCAACCTGTGAGGGAGATATCAAGGGGACTATAAGTTCCTCTCTTCTGTACTACTTGAGCGGAAAGCCTCCTTTGTTTGGCGATATAAAGTACGTGGATGATGAAATAGTGATAATAGCAAACTGCGGTGCCTCCTCTCTATATTATGCTAGGCTTAGCGATGATCCGGAAGAAAACCTCAGAGCCGTAACTGTACAGGGCCAGTGTCAGGGAAAGAGTGGAGGAGCCCTAACCTACAGAACTCCCCCTGCCGAGTTCACGGTTACGAGACTTATAAGGAGGAACGGGGAATATTATCTGCTGTACTTCCTCACTGAAGGCGTTGAGATAACGGAGGAGATTGAGAAAAAGCTCAAGTGGGGCAAACAGTGGCCCCACACAGCAATAAAGAACCCCCTCGATGCCCAGGACTTCATAAGCGTTATGGGCGCAAACCACTTAAGCCTTGTTCCTGGGGACTACACTGAAGAGTTGAAGTTCGTCGCAAAGATTTGGGGGATTAAAGCTGTTGATCTTAGCGATCCTCTTGACGTCAGGGAGTTTCTGCTTTAA